One region of Jatrophihabitans cynanchi genomic DNA includes:
- a CDS encoding GGDEF domain-containing protein, with the protein MMDRESGLDQVPWFALRSIRSWALWKVRPLGLVFILTVELFAPVLTAVALSRDDLSATYLIRVGVLLAAAIAYGEACDRIERFRRFLGDGSVRTNHLSVWTVAAILVVPAGLAAALVMAIYAHVLLVGRRGRTLRPHRMLFTAAAATVATWAAAEGAEFVAGRVVPGVAAHSALPTVVALLLFLPLDALIVSTGAFLATRPARFRAVLPNREALGFEGATEVIGVVTAQLLLRTPWLLPVSFGFMVVLHRASLVKQLQLAACTDAKTALLNASAWRERASAAVASAAREGRRVAVMVIDLDYFKRVNDTHGHLVGDLVLREVGRTLKRETRASDLVGRFGGEEFVVLVDGRASVAHALDMATRIRERISTMDLPAQLRVTATIGLAHCVPASADGLDQVLEVADAALYGGKQAGRDRVHAAAV; encoded by the coding sequence ATGATGGACCGGGAATCGGGTCTTGACCAGGTTCCGTGGTTTGCGCTGCGTTCGATTCGATCCTGGGCGCTGTGGAAGGTCCGGCCGCTCGGGCTCGTCTTCATCCTCACCGTCGAGCTGTTCGCCCCCGTCCTGACCGCCGTCGCGCTCAGCCGTGACGACCTGTCGGCGACCTACCTGATCCGGGTCGGTGTGCTGCTGGCCGCGGCGATCGCCTACGGCGAGGCGTGCGACCGGATCGAGCGGTTCCGGCGCTTCCTGGGTGACGGCAGCGTGCGCACGAACCACCTGTCGGTGTGGACGGTCGCCGCGATCCTGGTCGTGCCCGCCGGGCTGGCCGCGGCGCTGGTGATGGCGATCTACGCGCACGTCCTGCTGGTCGGCCGGCGCGGCCGCACGCTGCGTCCGCATCGCATGCTGTTCACCGCCGCGGCCGCCACCGTCGCCACCTGGGCGGCGGCCGAGGGCGCCGAATTCGTGGCCGGGCGCGTGGTGCCCGGCGTCGCCGCGCACTCGGCGTTGCCCACCGTCGTGGCGCTGCTGCTGTTCCTGCCGCTCGATGCTCTGATCGTGTCCACCGGCGCGTTCCTGGCGACCCGTCCGGCCAGGTTCCGGGCGGTGCTGCCCAACCGCGAGGCGCTCGGCTTCGAGGGCGCCACCGAGGTGATCGGTGTCGTCACGGCGCAGTTGCTGCTGCGCACACCGTGGCTGTTGCCGGTCAGCTTCGGGTTCATGGTGGTGCTGCATCGCGCCTCGCTGGTCAAGCAGCTGCAACTCGCGGCGTGCACCGATGCGAAGACCGCGCTGCTGAACGCCTCGGCCTGGCGGGAGCGGGCCAGCGCCGCCGTCGCTTCCGCCGCGCGCGAGGGCCGCCGGGTCGCCGTCATGGTCATCGACCTGGACTACTTCAAGCGGGTCAATGACACGCACGGCCACCTGGTCGGTGACCTGGTGCTGCGCGAGGTCGGCCGCACCCTCAAGCGCGAGACGCGGGCGAGCGATCTGGTCGGCCGGTTCGGTGGCGAGGAGTTCGTCGTGCTGGTCGACGGCCGGGCCTCCGTCGCGCACGCCCTGGACATGGCGACCCGGATTCGGGAGCGCATCTCGACGATGGACCTGCCCGCGCAGCTGCGGGTGACCGCGACCATCGGCCTCGCGCACTGCGTGCCCGCGTCGGCCGACGGGCTGGACCAGGTGCTCGAGGTGGCCGACGCGGCGCTGTACGGCGGCAAGCAGGCCGGCCGCGACCGCGTGCACGCCGCCGCCGTCTGA
- a CDS encoding TetR/AcrR family transcriptional regulator, with protein sequence MTGAPARQPQQDRSRATRGRLLEAAITCLAELGYQASTVAVVAERAGVSRGAAQHHFPTREALFTAALEHMTAVRAAEMTRQFAALPGGRPDTAAIVDAVFSLFTGIVFRAALALWLAAAGEPALREQIIGLEARIGRETHRAVVAMLGADESAAGVRETVQATLDLARGLGLANLLTDDSRRRAQIARQWARILDTTLG encoded by the coding sequence GTGACCGGTGCGCCGGCCCGGCAGCCGCAGCAGGACCGCAGCCGTGCGACCCGCGGCCGGTTGCTGGAGGCGGCCATCACCTGCCTGGCCGAGCTCGGCTACCAGGCCAGCACGGTCGCCGTCGTCGCCGAACGGGCCGGCGTCTCGCGGGGCGCCGCGCAGCACCACTTCCCGACCCGCGAGGCGCTGTTCACCGCCGCGCTGGAACACATGACCGCGGTGCGCGCCGCCGAGATGACCCGGCAGTTCGCCGCGCTGCCCGGCGGCCGCCCGGACACCGCCGCGATCGTGGACGCCGTGTTCAGCCTGTTCACCGGCATCGTGTTCCGCGCCGCCCTCGCGCTCTGGCTCGCCGCGGCGGGCGAGCCGGCGCTGCGCGAGCAGATCATCGGCCTCGAAGCTCGCATCGGGCGCGAGACGCACCGCGCCGTCGTCGCGATGCTCGGCGCCGACGAGTCCGCGGCCGGGGTGCGCGAGACCGTGCAGGCCACCCTCGACCTGGCGCGCGGGCTCGGGCTGGCGAACCTGCTCACCGACGACAGCCGCCGCCGCGCTCAGATCGCCCGACAGTGGGCGCGGATCCTGGACACCACGCTCGGCTGA
- a CDS encoding DUF3180 domain-containing protein produces MSTPPRLRRTGPLDLAIPLLVVGVLAYALLRANYDSLPPLGWLVPAPMLALAVAEFVAARRVRAAVRHDPNGRPMAALVIARCVALGKASSIVGAAVVGAAIALLARVLPESSTVTAADHDSRVGALLLASAVLMAAAGLLLERAGIDPGSDDHRSADRRE; encoded by the coding sequence ATGAGCACCCCGCCGCGGCTGCGCCGAACCGGTCCGCTCGACCTGGCCATCCCGTTGCTGGTCGTCGGCGTGCTCGCGTATGCGCTGTTGCGCGCGAACTACGACTCGCTGCCACCGCTCGGCTGGCTGGTGCCGGCGCCGATGCTGGCGCTCGCCGTCGCCGAGTTCGTCGCTGCACGCCGGGTGCGTGCGGCGGTGCGGCACGACCCGAACGGCCGGCCGATGGCTGCGCTGGTGATCGCCCGTTGCGTCGCACTGGGCAAGGCCTCCTCGATCGTCGGCGCAGCGGTCGTCGGCGCCGCGATCGCGCTGCTGGCACGCGTGCTGCCCGAGTCGTCCACGGTGACGGCCGCCGATCACGACTCGCGGGTCGGTGCCCTGCTGCTCGCGTCGGCCGTGCTGATGGCGGCAGCGGGGTTGCTGCTGGAGCGCGCCGGCATCGACCCCGGAAGTGATGATCACCGGTCCGCTGACCGGCGCGAGTAG
- the ftsH gene encoding ATP-dependent zinc metalloprotease FtsH translates to MNRKRILRSWWLWAAVILFGLFVLPSLLGGGSDYHGVSTQQALAQIESGNAKKVTVKDKEQELQVDLNTKFDGKYTKISTQYPSGSSDEILTTLEKAKSGDQPLNFNTKVTHDNTWLSLLVSLLPILLIVGVLFFVMSQVQGGGSRVMSFGRSKAKLVTKDTPKTTFADVAGADEAIEELEEIKEFLANPAKFQAIGAKIPKGVLLYGPPGTGKTLLARAVAGEAGVPFYSISGSDFVEMFVGVGASRVRDLFTQAKENAPSIIFVDEIDAVGRHRGAGMGGGHDEREQTLNQLLVEMDGFDVKGGVILIAATNRPDILDPALLRPGRFDRQIAVGPPDVLGREAVLRVHAKGKPFAADVDLGVIARRTPGFTGADLANVINEAALLTARNNGRLITTSALEESIDRVLAGPERKTRAMSDKEKRVTAYHEAGHALTAWAMPNLDPVHKVTILPRGRSLGHTLVLPLEDRYTQTRSEILDQLVYALGGRAAEELVFHEPTTGASNDIEKASGLARAMITEYGMSAKLGAVKYGTGDAEPFMGRDYGHQRDYSEAVAADIDAEVRGLIEGAHDEAWEILVQYRDTLDAMVLELVEKETLAKDDLERILAPVRKRPPHNSFAGFGKRTPSDRPPIEIPPSLRKAPAPTNGAHAQPGVQPDPTPPAPAPTPGAFGPSDRPGTPYGGYPPPPPTAPLAGGPPSPPTAPLAGGPPPPPTAPLAGGPPSPPSAPVPGGPPPPPPTAPYHQ, encoded by the coding sequence ATGAACCGCAAGCGCATTCTGAGGTCGTGGTGGCTGTGGGCGGCCGTGATCCTGTTCGGCTTGTTCGTCCTGCCGTCCCTGCTCGGCGGTGGCAGCGACTACCACGGTGTGTCCACCCAGCAGGCGCTGGCGCAGATCGAATCGGGCAACGCCAAGAAGGTCACCGTCAAGGACAAGGAGCAGGAGCTCCAGGTCGACCTGAACACCAAGTTCGACGGCAAGTACACCAAGATCAGCACCCAGTACCCGTCCGGCAGCTCGGACGAGATCCTGACGACCTTGGAGAAGGCCAAGAGCGGCGATCAGCCGCTGAACTTCAACACCAAGGTGACGCACGACAACACCTGGCTCTCGCTGCTGGTCAGCCTGTTGCCGATCCTGTTGATCGTCGGCGTGCTGTTCTTCGTGATGAGCCAGGTGCAGGGCGGCGGCAGCCGGGTGATGAGCTTCGGCCGCAGCAAGGCCAAACTGGTGACCAAGGACACCCCGAAGACGACGTTCGCCGACGTCGCGGGCGCGGACGAGGCGATCGAGGAACTCGAGGAGATCAAGGAGTTCCTGGCCAACCCGGCGAAGTTCCAGGCGATCGGCGCCAAGATCCCCAAGGGCGTGTTGCTGTACGGCCCACCGGGCACCGGCAAGACGCTGCTCGCGCGCGCGGTCGCCGGCGAGGCGGGCGTGCCGTTCTACTCGATCTCCGGCTCGGACTTCGTGGAGATGTTCGTCGGTGTCGGTGCCTCCCGCGTTCGTGACCTGTTCACGCAGGCCAAGGAGAACGCGCCGTCGATCATCTTCGTCGACGAGATCGACGCCGTGGGCCGGCACCGTGGCGCCGGCATGGGCGGCGGTCACGACGAACGCGAGCAGACCCTGAACCAGCTGCTGGTCGAGATGGACGGCTTCGACGTCAAGGGCGGCGTGATCCTGATCGCCGCGACCAACCGTCCCGACATCCTGGACCCGGCGCTGCTGCGCCCTGGTCGCTTCGACCGGCAGATCGCGGTCGGGCCGCCGGACGTCCTGGGTCGCGAGGCCGTGCTGCGCGTGCACGCCAAGGGCAAGCCGTTCGCCGCCGACGTCGACCTCGGCGTGATCGCGCGCCGCACGCCCGGCTTCACCGGCGCCGACCTGGCGAACGTGATCAACGAGGCCGCCCTGCTCACCGCGCGCAACAACGGCCGGCTGATCACCACCTCGGCGCTGGAGGAGTCGATCGACCGTGTCCTCGCCGGCCCGGAGCGCAAGACCCGGGCGATGAGCGACAAGGAGAAGCGGGTCACCGCCTATCACGAGGCCGGGCACGCGCTCACGGCGTGGGCGATGCCGAACCTCGACCCGGTGCACAAGGTGACGATCCTGCCGCGCGGCCGGTCACTGGGGCACACCCTGGTGCTGCCGCTGGAGGACCGCTACACGCAGACCCGCTCGGAGATCCTCGACCAGCTCGTGTACGCACTGGGCGGGCGCGCCGCCGAGGAACTCGTCTTCCACGAGCCGACGACCGGCGCGTCCAACGACATCGAGAAGGCCAGCGGCCTGGCCCGCGCGATGATCACCGAGTACGGCATGAGCGCCAAGCTCGGTGCGGTCAAGTACGGCACCGGCGACGCCGAACCGTTCATGGGGCGCGACTACGGCCACCAGCGCGACTACTCCGAGGCCGTCGCCGCGGACATCGACGCCGAGGTGCGCGGCCTGATCGAGGGCGCGCACGACGAGGCCTGGGAGATCCTGGTCCAGTACCGCGACACGCTCGACGCGATGGTGCTGGAGCTGGTCGAGAAGGAGACGCTGGCCAAGGACGATCTGGAGCGGATCCTCGCGCCGGTGCGCAAGCGGCCGCCGCACAACAGCTTCGCCGGGTTCGGCAAGCGCACGCCGAGTGACCGTCCGCCGATCGAGATCCCGCCGTCGCTGCGCAAGGCACCGGCCCCGACGAACGGCGCGCACGCCCAGCCCGGGGTGCAGCCCGATCCGACACCGCCGGCGCCGGCGCCTACGCCCGGCGCCTTCGGTCCGTCCGACCGCCCGGGCACGCCCTACGGCGGATACCCTCCCCCGCCGCCTACGGCCCCACTGGCGGGGGGACCCCCATCGCCGCCTACGGCCCCACTGGCGGGGGGACCTCCCCCGCCGCCTACGGCCCCACTGGCGGGGGGACCCCCATCGCCGCCCTCGGCCCCGGTCCCGGGAGGGCCTCCTCCGCCACCGCCTACGGCGCCGTACCACCAGTGA
- the folP gene encoding dihydropteroate synthase, which translates to MSLPVRTDRIVVVGVLNVTPDSFSDGGRYTTLDDAIAHAHEMRAEGADLIDVGGESTRPGAQRVDAEEETRRVVPVIEALAGAGFALSVDTYRAEVAEAALKAGAHVVNDVSGGLGDPDMGRVVRDARCPWILMHWRGHSARMQQLAVYDDVVADVRRELSERVDAALAVGVDRTALVLDPGLGFAKTAAHNWQLLARLDALTEVGLPVLVGSSRKSFLGSLLADAGGAARPVGEREDATTALTAYAATQGVWGVRVHEVRPSVDAALAMAAVRSAR; encoded by the coding sequence ATGTCGCTTCCGGTGCGTACCGACCGCATCGTCGTCGTCGGGGTACTGAACGTCACGCCGGACTCGTTCTCCGACGGCGGGCGCTACACGACGCTCGACGACGCGATCGCGCACGCGCACGAGATGCGCGCCGAGGGCGCCGACCTGATCGACGTGGGTGGCGAGTCGACCCGGCCCGGCGCGCAGCGGGTGGACGCCGAGGAGGAGACGCGCCGGGTCGTCCCGGTGATCGAAGCGCTGGCCGGCGCCGGTTTCGCGCTGAGCGTGGACACGTACCGCGCCGAGGTCGCCGAGGCCGCCCTGAAGGCCGGCGCGCACGTCGTCAACGACGTGTCCGGCGGGCTGGGCGACCCGGACATGGGCCGGGTGGTGCGGGACGCCCGCTGCCCGTGGATCCTCATGCACTGGCGCGGGCACAGCGCGCGCATGCAGCAACTCGCCGTGTACGACGACGTCGTCGCGGACGTGCGGCGCGAGCTGTCCGAGCGGGTGGACGCCGCGCTCGCGGTCGGGGTGGACCGCACCGCGCTCGTGCTCGATCCGGGGCTGGGCTTCGCCAAGACCGCCGCGCACAACTGGCAGCTGCTCGCCCGGCTCGATGCGCTCACCGAAGTCGGCCTGCCGGTGCTCGTGGGCTCCTCGCGCAAGTCGTTCCTCGGTTCGTTGCTTGCGGACGCCGGCGGTGCGGCGCGTCCGGTCGGCGAGCGCGAGGACGCGACCACCGCGCTGACGGCGTACGCCGCCACGCAGGGCGTCTGGGGGGTGCGGGTGCACGAGGTGCGGCCGTCGGTCGACGCCGCGCTGGCCATGGCCGCCGTCCGGAGCGCACGATGA
- a CDS encoding DUF6779 domain-containing protein — translation MPRSTDGAGLRRDRRVAVVRGIGFGIAVALGAVAVWLIVTSSSLKSMRIGALAGFWGLLLGAYSVFGSRHAHPAAAEQQSGQQLAVRENAALERAEEAAARRQFELRLEHMLRREIQAAVAREVSTVRAELASLRGELLEKVGGQLRLERIETTRVIGSDIEALQREVNQLKTMRQLNERAAASLARLGGPGRVVDAEISAPGRGEQHEPVDQRQPAQQPHIRLAPAPPADAAPPPAAAPGPLRPPAPAAPPPTTPPPTTPPRAPAAPAASATPAASATAAASVTAAAAASAAARQGMPQQHAETQQAQAQQAQAPQQADPPSETDAQPKADTQQPAQQPLSGVSLPADEFAGLPRLRPFTDFELDPIEPPAPSYSGRRRADEPVGRHGARDDEPGGRRRGDAGHDVLAQILQREAAR, via the coding sequence ATGCCACGCTCCACCGACGGCGCCGGACTGCGCCGCGACCGCCGGGTCGCGGTGGTCCGGGGCATCGGTTTCGGCATCGCGGTCGCCCTGGGAGCCGTGGCTGTCTGGCTGATCGTCACGAGCAGTTCGCTCAAGAGCATGCGGATCGGCGCGCTCGCCGGATTCTGGGGCCTGCTGCTCGGCGCGTATTCGGTGTTCGGCAGTCGGCACGCGCATCCGGCCGCGGCGGAACAGCAGTCCGGCCAGCAGCTCGCCGTGCGGGAGAACGCCGCGCTGGAGCGCGCCGAGGAGGCCGCTGCGCGCCGTCAGTTCGAGTTGCGGCTCGAGCACATGCTGCGCCGTGAGATCCAGGCGGCGGTGGCCCGCGAGGTGTCCACGGTCCGCGCCGAGCTCGCCTCGCTGCGTGGTGAGCTGCTGGAGAAGGTCGGCGGCCAGTTGCGGCTCGAGCGGATCGAGACGACCCGGGTGATCGGCTCGGACATCGAGGCTCTGCAGCGCGAGGTCAACCAGCTCAAGACGATGCGCCAGCTCAACGAGCGGGCCGCGGCGTCGCTGGCGCGCCTCGGCGGCCCGGGACGTGTCGTGGACGCCGAGATCTCCGCACCTGGTCGCGGCGAGCAGCACGAGCCGGTGGACCAGCGCCAGCCCGCGCAGCAGCCGCACATCCGACTCGCGCCGGCGCCCCCGGCCGATGCCGCTCCGCCGCCCGCCGCAGCGCCCGGCCCGCTGCGCCCGCCCGCGCCCGCCGCGCCACCGCCGACAACACCACCGCCGACAACACCACCGCGGGCGCCGGCCGCGCCCGCAGCGTCGGCCACGCCGGCTGCGTCAGCCACGGCCGCCGCGTCCGTCACGGCGGCCGCAGCAGCTTCGGCGGCCGCACGGCAGGGGATGCCGCAGCAGCACGCGGAAACGCAACAGGCGCAAGCACAGCAGGCGCAAGCACCGCAGCAGGCGGACCCACCGTCAGAGACGGACGCACAGCCGAAGGCGGACACCCAGCAGCCCGCCCAGCAGCCGTTGTCGGGTGTGAGCCTGCCTGCCGACGAGTTCGCCGGGCTGCCGCGGCTGCGCCCGTTCACCGACTTCGAGCTCGACCCGATCGAGCCGCCTGCGCCGTCCTACTCGGGACGCCGCCGGGCCGACGAGCCCGTCGGCCGGCACGGCGCGCGCGACGACGAGCCCGGCGGCAGGCGCCGAGGCGACGCCGGCCACGACGTGTTGGCCCAGATCCTGCAGCGCGAAGCGGCGCGCTGA
- the folB gene encoding dihydroneopterin aldolase, with product MTPDLISLTGLRVRGNHGVFDFERADGQDFVVDVALETDTRAAATSDRLTDTIDYGALAQQLAAVIGGEPVNLLETLAARLADSCLADARVHAATVTVHKPQAPIPLAFADVAVTVRRDRVVPGRDQP from the coding sequence ATGACGCCCGACCTGATCTCGCTGACCGGGCTGCGGGTGCGCGGCAATCACGGCGTGTTCGACTTCGAGCGTGCCGACGGGCAGGACTTCGTCGTCGACGTCGCGCTCGAGACGGACACCCGCGCAGCCGCTACCTCCGACCGGCTCACGGACACGATCGACTACGGCGCGCTCGCCCAGCAACTGGCCGCGGTGATCGGGGGCGAACCGGTCAACCTGCTCGAGACGCTCGCCGCCCGGCTGGCCGACAGCTGCCTCGCGGACGCCCGCGTGCACGCGGCCACGGTGACCGTGCACAAGCCGCAGGCGCCGATCCCGCTCGCCTTCGCCGACGTGGCCGTCACCGTCCGCCGCGACAGGGTTGTCCCCGGGCGTGACCAGCCGTGA
- the folE gene encoding GTP cyclohydrolase I FolE yields the protein MARAEAAVRELLLAVGEDPDREGLKATPSRVARSYAEIFGGLFVDPEEVLQTTFDENHDELVLVKDIALYSTCEHHLVPFHGSAAVGYIPGDDGRITGLSKLARLVDLYARRPQVQERLTSQIADAVMRRLEPRGVIVVVEAEHLCMAMRGVRKPGAMTMTSAVRGIFKADPRTRAEALSLILGK from the coding sequence GTGGCGCGCGCCGAGGCTGCGGTGCGCGAGCTACTGCTGGCGGTCGGCGAGGACCCGGACCGCGAGGGGCTCAAGGCCACCCCGAGTCGGGTGGCGCGCTCCTACGCCGAGATCTTCGGCGGCCTGTTCGTCGATCCGGAGGAGGTGCTGCAGACGACGTTCGACGAGAACCACGACGAACTGGTGCTCGTCAAGGACATCGCGCTGTACTCGACCTGCGAGCATCACCTCGTCCCGTTCCACGGCTCGGCCGCGGTCGGCTACATCCCCGGCGACGACGGCCGGATCACCGGGCTGTCCAAGCTGGCCCGGCTGGTCGACCTGTACGCGCGCCGGCCGCAGGTGCAGGAACGGCTGACCTCGCAGATCGCCGACGCGGTGATGCGCCGGCTCGAGCCACGCGGCGTGATCGTGGTGGTCGAGGCCGAGCACCTGTGCATGGCGATGCGCGGCGTGCGCAAGCCGGGCGCGATGACGATGACCTCCGCGGTGCGCGGCATCTTCAAGGCCGATCCGCGCACCCGAGCCGAAGCCCTGAGCCTGATCCTGGGGAAGTGA
- a CDS encoding MarR family winged helix-turn-helix transcriptional regulator — protein sequence MAARDAVDDQAALDWELIRRVVARADQRILSQVAGPELPEQSFGVLHALLHAPDKRLPMSHLARELLMTSGGFTKLADRLGRAGLIDRRGSEGDRRVVYASLTSEGVQVARDAERRYRAALREQLLQTLTPAQLGTVADGLRALDEHADVPHETTPARAGAASPPSTAVPERRRVART from the coding sequence GTGGCAGCACGCGACGCAGTCGACGATCAGGCAGCCCTGGACTGGGAGCTGATCCGGCGCGTGGTCGCGCGCGCCGACCAGCGGATCCTGTCCCAGGTCGCCGGCCCGGAGCTGCCCGAGCAGTCCTTCGGGGTGCTGCACGCGCTGCTGCATGCACCGGACAAGCGGCTGCCGATGAGCCACCTGGCCCGCGAGCTGTTGATGACCTCCGGCGGGTTCACCAAACTCGCCGACCGGCTCGGCCGCGCCGGGTTGATCGACCGGCGCGGTTCCGAGGGTGACCGCCGGGTCGTGTATGCCTCGCTGACCAGCGAGGGCGTCCAGGTCGCCCGCGACGCCGAACGTCGCTACCGGGCGGCGCTGCGCGAACAGCTGTTGCAGACCCTCACCCCGGCGCAACTCGGGACGGTCGCCGACGGGCTGCGCGCCCTGGACGAGCACGCCGACGTACCGCACGAGACCACCCCGGCGCGCGCCGGCGCCGCGTCGCCGCCCAGCACGGCGGTACCCGAGCGGCGGCGGGTAGCGCGCACCTGA
- the folK gene encoding 2-amino-4-hydroxy-6-hydroxymethyldihydropteridine diphosphokinase, whose protein sequence is MSIAVLSIGSNLGDRLALLQAAADAFRPWLRELSPVYRTPPWGPVPQGDYLNAVLIVEDRAAGPATWLQRAHASEQAAGRTRDVRWGPRTLDVDVIDVDGIDSADPVLTLPHPRAAERAFVLVPWLAVQPGAALSGRAVADLLAALPADEVAAVRPCPDLVLR, encoded by the coding sequence GTGAGCATCGCGGTGCTGTCGATCGGGTCGAACCTGGGGGACCGGCTCGCGCTGCTGCAGGCGGCGGCCGACGCCTTCCGGCCGTGGTTGCGCGAGCTCTCGCCGGTCTACCGGACGCCGCCGTGGGGGCCGGTGCCGCAGGGTGACTACCTCAACGCGGTGCTGATCGTCGAGGACCGGGCCGCCGGCCCGGCGACCTGGCTGCAGCGCGCGCACGCCTCGGAACAGGCGGCCGGTCGCACCCGCGACGTGCGGTGGGGACCGCGCACGCTGGATGTGGACGTGATCGACGTCGACGGCATCGACAGCGCCGATCCGGTGCTGACCCTGCCGCACCCGCGTGCTGCCGAGCGGGCCTTCGTGCTGGTCCCCTGGCTGGCGGTCCAGCCCGGCGCGGCCCTGTCCGGGCGTGCGGTTGCAGACCTGCTCGCGGCGCTGCCGGCGGACGAGGTCGCCGCCGTGCGTCCGTGCCCGGACCTGGTGCTGCGGTGA
- the hpt gene encoding hypoxanthine phosphoribosyltransferase, which produces MSELDADIDEVVITAEQINGKITELAKEIDAEYADREPLLVGVLKGAVMFMSDLARQLERPSTMEFMAVSSYGSATTSSGVVRILKDLDRDIAGQHVLIVEDIIDSGLTLSWLLKNLAARHPASIEIVTLLRKPDAVKVEVPVKYVGFDIANEFVVGYGLDYAERYRDLPYIGRLRPSVYGG; this is translated from the coding sequence GTGTCCGAACTCGACGCCGACATCGACGAGGTCGTGATCACGGCCGAGCAGATCAACGGCAAGATCACCGAGCTGGCCAAGGAGATCGACGCCGAGTACGCAGACCGCGAACCGTTGCTGGTCGGTGTGCTCAAGGGCGCCGTCATGTTCATGTCCGACCTGGCGCGCCAGCTGGAGCGCCCGTCGACGATGGAGTTCATGGCGGTCAGCTCCTACGGCAGCGCCACCACGTCGTCCGGAGTGGTGCGCATCCTCAAGGACCTGGACCGCGACATCGCCGGCCAGCACGTGCTGATCGTCGAGGACATCATCGACTCCGGACTGACCCTCTCGTGGTTGCTCAAGAACCTCGCCGCGCGCCACCCGGCGTCCATCGAGATCGTCACCTTGCTGCGCAAACCGGACGCCGTGAAGGTCGAGGTTCCGGTCAAATATGTGGGCTTCGACATCGCGAACGAGTTCGTCGTCGGCTACGGCCTGGACTACGCCGAGCGGTACCGCGACCTGCCGTACATCGGGCGCTTGCGGCCCTCGGTGTACGGGGGCTGA
- a CDS encoding MFS transporter encodes MIPQARQTVSFRTVLQVREFRWVWLAGLQSLLGDQLARVALSVLVFDRTHSGALTATVYALTFLPALLGTPLGVLADRLPRRSLLVGGDLTRAALLAAMALPGMPLGALICLLVAVVLVGCPWKAAESALVADMLAGEGYALGTSLRLATGQGAQLIGFAVGGVAVAAIGARSALAVNALTFALSALVLRIALSYRPAVQGREVAASERDDWRAGFRVVLHDPRLRLMVGYAWLAGAFVAPEGLAAPYAQELGGGAQAVGLLLAAAPTGALIGALLFVRLVPVGTRMRVTPLLAVGCGLPLIACAAHPGLTVSLVLWGLSGLGMTYQVQVMTEFVTAAPVRLRGQAIAFASSGLLAAQGVGLILAGLVAKLSSTTIAVATAGLFGSACALALAVSSARRRGPVEPDTRTVGDVAEAGIGRR; translated from the coding sequence GTGATCCCGCAGGCAAGACAAACCGTCTCGTTCCGGACGGTGTTGCAGGTCCGCGAGTTCCGCTGGGTGTGGCTGGCTGGGCTGCAGTCGCTGCTCGGTGACCAGCTGGCCCGGGTCGCGCTGTCCGTGCTCGTCTTCGACCGGACGCACTCCGGCGCCCTCACCGCCACCGTCTACGCGCTCACCTTCTTGCCGGCGCTGCTGGGCACGCCGCTGGGCGTCCTCGCCGACCGCCTGCCGCGGCGCAGCCTGCTGGTCGGCGGCGACCTGACCCGGGCCGCGCTGCTCGCCGCGATGGCGCTGCCGGGGATGCCGCTGGGCGCGCTGATCTGCCTGCTCGTGGCGGTGGTGCTCGTCGGCTGCCCCTGGAAGGCGGCCGAGTCGGCGCTGGTCGCCGACATGCTGGCCGGCGAGGGCTACGCGCTGGGCACCAGCCTGCGACTCGCGACCGGCCAAGGCGCCCAGCTGATCGGATTCGCGGTCGGCGGCGTGGCCGTCGCCGCGATCGGTGCGCGCAGCGCGCTCGCCGTGAACGCGCTCACCTTCGCGCTGTCGGCGCTCGTGCTGCGGATCGCGCTCAGCTACCGCCCCGCGGTCCAGGGACGCGAGGTCGCCGCGAGCGAGCGGGACGACTGGCGGGCCGGGTTCCGGGTGGTGCTGCACGATCCCCGGCTGCGGCTGATGGTCGGCTACGCGTGGCTGGCCGGGGCGTTCGTCGCGCCGGAGGGCCTTGCCGCGCCGTACGCGCAGGAGCTGGGCGGCGGCGCGCAGGCGGTCGGGCTCCTGCTGGCCGCCGCGCCCACCGGGGCGTTGATCGGGGCGCTTCTTTTCGTCCGCTTGGTGCCGGTCGGCACCCGGATGCGGGTGACCCCGCTGCTCGCGGTGGGCTGCGGGCTACCGCTGATCGCGTGTGCCGCCCACCCCGGCCTGACGGTCAGCCTGGTGCTGTGGGGGCTGTCCGGCCTCGGCATGACCTATCAGGTGCAGGTGATGACCGAGTTCGTGACGGCGGCGCCGGTCCGGCTGCGCGGGCAGGCCATCGCGTTCGCCTCGTCCGGCCTGCTCGCGGCCCAGGGGGTTGGGCTGATCCTTGCCGGCCTGGTGGCCAAGCTCAGCTCGACGACCATCGCGGTGGCCACGGCCGGCCTGTTCGGCTCGGCGTGCGCGCTCGCCCTGGCGGTGTCGTCCGCCCGACGCCGGGGTCCGGTCGAACCGGACACCCGGACGGTCGGGGACGTGGCCGAAGCGGGGATCGGTCGCCGCTGA